TTAACTATCTTCCCGAGATATAGTCGCCGCGCAGAAATTGCCCTATTTGCTGGCCAACATTTTTTTTGCGATGAGCCCAATAAAACTTGTGTCCCAACTCCCAACAAAAATCAGAACCCTGCGCGGCCAgcccggcccagcccagcccagctcCGCGGGAACCCCCCAACGGCGCGGCGCCGTGCCGGAGACGGAGAGCAGGGGGGGCCATCTCCCGCGGCGGAGAATCGGCCAGCGAGGCGCCTCCGTGCTCCGGAAGAAAGAACGAACCGCTTGGCCCCAAGGCGAAGCAACATTTCGTCAAGGCACGCGCGCTAGAGGAAGAAGACCGCGGTGGAGGAGAGACCTCGTGCGAAAGAGGAGGAAAAACATGTTCATCCAGAAGGTAATGGTGTTTCTAATTGCTAATCTTCCACCATCAATCCGCCGGTATACTAGCGCAAAGATTATATGTGCATGATTTTCCTTTTTGCGGATATTGCTGGTGGCGCGCGCAGGCATGGAGGACGGCGGCGTTCGGGCTCTACGGCTTCACCCAGTTCACCAAATCCGGCTTCGTGTAAGCCCAATCCCCGCCCAATAGTCCGCCGGATTCCCTCTTGCTTTAGTTGTATGCACTTGTCGACACAATTATGCTATCATTCTCGTAAATTGACGAGGCTTTGATTTCACAGGGAACACGCCAAGAAGTTCAGAGAGGAGGATATGCAGATCCGGTTGGATGGGAAAAACTGCCTGGTAACCGGAGCAAACTCTGGCCTGGGTTATGCTACAGCTCAGGGCTTGGCTTCTCAGTATGAAACTACTATTCCTCTTTTTTCCACTTTGATAGTTTGCTCTACGAGAAAAAGATTGAACTATTTATATGCTTTGTTCCTTTTGTTCTGCTAGTGGCGCCACTGTTTATATGCTTTGCCGGAACAAAGAAAGGGGAGAGACTGCTCTGAATGAAATAAGATCCAAAACTGGCAATATGAATGTTCATCTGGAGGTACGGTGCTTCAACATTGTTTTTTCCTGCAATACTCAATTCTTATCCTTAGTCTATGGTAATTATGGGCAAACTAGCACTTCAATTGTTTTCATTATTTTGTGTCCGGCTAGCACTTCAATTATTATGATGTGGCAGATATGTGACCTTTCATCAATTAACGAAGTCAAGTCATTTGCCACAAAATTCTCTTCATTGGAGAAGCCACTTCATGTCCTTGTAAGCTTTGCTGcttcaatttttatttattttgcaatTTGTGTTTATTATCTCTGGCTGCAGCATCTTTTTTTTTCCAATTATAATCAGATAAGTCATCAAAGTTTCCTCTAGAATTACATTAAATACTGGGCAGAACAAGCAGATATAACAGATTGTCTTGTAGGTCAACAATGCTGGCTTACTAGAGCACAAGCGTACGACTACACCGGAAGGGTGTGTAATACTTTGCATCATCATGCTTATTTACTTGTTTCCCTGGTTCTTTTCAAATTGCTCTGGCCTTATAACTCCTAAGCATCCTGCATTTATCGTGCTAATTTCAACAAAAAAAGGGGTGATGTTTTTTTAATATAGGTTGGAGCTCAATTTTGCTGTGAATGTGGCAGCAACATACACTTTAAC
The sequence above is drawn from the Triticum aestivum cultivar Chinese Spring chromosome 7A, IWGSC CS RefSeq v2.1, whole genome shotgun sequence genome and encodes:
- the LOC123151881 gene encoding dehydrogenase/reductase SDR family member 12 encodes the protein MSPIKLVSQLPTKIRTLRGQPGPAQPSSAGTPQRRGAVPETESRGGHLPRRRIGQRGASVLRKKERTAWPQGEATFRQGTRARGRRPRWRRDLVRKRRKNMFIQKAWRTAAFGLYGFTQFTKSGFVEHAKKFREEDMQIRLDGKNCLVTGANSGLGYATAQGLASHGATVYMLCRNKERGETALNEIRSKTGNMNVHLEICDLSSINEVKSFATKFSSLEKPLHVLVNNAGLLEHKRTTTPEGLELNFAVNVAATYTLTELVMPLLEKAAPDARVFTVASGGMYTEPLNTNLQYSESEFDGTKQYARNKRVQVALTEWWAEKYSNKGVGFYSMHPGWADTPGVSKSLPGLSEKLSGNLRSNEEGADTVVWLALQPKEKLVPGAFYFDRAEAQKHLKFAGTASSHEQIGSIVDSIRSICSLPANP